One part of the Thiothrix nivea DSM 5205 genome encodes these proteins:
- the dnaG gene encoding DNA primase has translation MNNTGRIPRDFIDQLLARADIVDVIGSRVPLKKAGREYMACCPFHNEKTPSFTVSPVKQFYHCFGCGAHGSAISFLMEYEHLEYPEAIESLARAIGVQVPHEGAESAPKRKRKDKNLYALLEDAAVWFQSQLKQNPEASKYLQQRGLTAEVIAGFGLGYAPVGWDALGNQLSSYGSEKLLASGMSIRNDAGKFYDRFRERIMFPIRDRRGRVIGFGGRVLGDGTPKYLNSPETDIFHKGSELYGLFEARQNTRKLERLLVVEGYMDVIALAQFGVTYAVATLGTATTPEHIRQLLRLVPEVVFCFDGDRAGRDAAWRALENALPELRDDKEIRFLFLPQGEDPDTQVRKAGRDAFEVAVVSALTLSDYLLAGLKERFNLSTREGKSRLLNDSLKLLANMPTILLREQIFQELSTLTDTPLEVVRRYAKGNTSGAAELTYNVARPADQDMRRTPVRHAIALLLHNPALAELAGSPEQILSYDLPGMGLLAAMIENIEEHPHIHTAGLLERFRQTEHENALRRLSNWQADTSDESVIRREFSDCLQQIRRQSRHKQLEQLLHRERTEGLSAQEQHDLVCLLSELHSR, from the coding sequence ATGAACAACACTGGCCGTATTCCACGTGACTTTATTGACCAACTTTTAGCACGCGCCGACATTGTCGACGTGATTGGCTCGCGCGTGCCGTTGAAAAAGGCTGGGCGTGAGTACATGGCCTGTTGTCCTTTCCACAATGAAAAAACGCCTTCCTTTACGGTTAGTCCTGTCAAACAGTTCTATCATTGTTTTGGGTGCGGCGCACACGGTTCTGCCATCTCTTTTTTGATGGAATACGAACATCTGGAATATCCTGAGGCCATCGAGTCGCTGGCGCGCGCTATTGGGGTGCAGGTTCCCCATGAAGGTGCGGAATCTGCACCAAAACGCAAGCGTAAAGACAAAAACCTGTATGCGTTGCTGGAGGATGCGGCGGTCTGGTTCCAGTCCCAACTGAAGCAAAACCCTGAAGCCAGTAAGTATTTGCAACAGCGTGGGCTGACGGCGGAAGTCATTGCCGGTTTCGGGTTGGGCTATGCGCCGGTGGGCTGGGATGCCCTGGGCAACCAATTGTCGTCATACGGCAGCGAAAAGCTGCTGGCCAGCGGCATGTCGATCCGCAATGATGCGGGCAAATTCTACGACCGGTTCCGTGAACGCATCATGTTCCCCATCCGCGACCGGCGTGGGCGGGTGATCGGCTTTGGTGGCCGTGTGTTGGGTGATGGCACGCCCAAGTACCTGAATTCGCCGGAAACCGACATTTTCCATAAAGGTTCCGAACTCTACGGCCTGTTTGAGGCGCGCCAGAATACCCGCAAGCTGGAACGGCTATTGGTGGTGGAAGGCTACATGGATGTCATCGCTTTGGCGCAGTTTGGCGTTACCTATGCGGTAGCCACCCTGGGGACTGCCACCACACCCGAGCACATCCGGCAATTGTTGCGGCTGGTTCCGGAAGTCGTTTTCTGTTTCGACGGCGACAGGGCGGGGCGGGATGCCGCTTGGCGGGCATTGGAAAACGCCTTGCCTGAGTTGCGTGATGACAAGGAAATCCGTTTCCTGTTCCTGCCACAGGGGGAAGACCCCGATACCCAGGTGCGCAAAGCTGGTAGGGATGCCTTTGAGGTAGCCGTGGTGTCCGCCCTGACCCTGAGCGATTACCTGCTGGCAGGCTTGAAGGAACGTTTTAACCTCAGCACCCGCGAAGGCAAATCCCGCTTGTTGAATGACAGCCTCAAGCTGCTCGCCAACATGCCGACCATCCTGCTGCGGGAACAAATCTTTCAGGAATTGTCTACACTCACGGATACGCCGTTGGAAGTTGTGCGCCGTTATGCAAAAGGGAATACCTCAGGGGCTGCTGAACTGACCTATAATGTAGCGCGTCCTGCTGATCAGGATATGCGCCGCACGCCAGTCCGCCACGCTATTGCCTTATTGCTGCACAACCCGGCATTGGCGGAGCTGGCGGGTAGCCCGGAGCAAATCCTCAGTTATGATCTGCCGGGGATGGGTTTGCTGGCTGCCATGATTGAAAATATTGAGGAGCACCCCCATATACACACAGCAGGTTTACTGGAACGTTTCCGCCAGACCGAACATGAGAATGCGCTGCGGCGCTTGAGCAACTGGCAGGCGGATACCAGTGATGAATCTGTTATCCGGCGCGAATTTTCCGATTGCCTGCAACAAATCAGGCGGCAATCGCGCCACAAACAACTTGAGCAACTGCTGCACAGGGAACGGACTGAGGGCCTAAGTGCGCAGGAGCAGCATGATTTAGTGTGTCTGTTATCTGAATTACACAGCCGGTGA